gggTCATAATCTGATGCAATTACctctttaatttatatatatattggtacaaactttaatttatattaaagtaGCAAAGTGGGGACCAAAAATCCACAATGTTTGAAACACAAACGAAATTATCAAATTTGGgcagccaaaaatttgtccttTTCAAGCAATTTGccaatatatgtttatttttacaCATGCTTTTGGTTCACCGATGTTGCCGGAATTGAcctcttattttcttattttttattttacatataaatatgtttatttatttattggcaatatttaataatgcatcaaatataaattcataaaaaaatttatgattcaTTATGGGAAATAATAATGGAACAgtggaatttaaaattatattacatgTTGAAATCGATTCCGGTGATTGGACGAAAAAGATTACCTTGagtcaataatataattttaacagtaGTGTTTAAGGTCCGATGTGGTTGGCCTAACGCGCTTTTatagttcaaaataaaaatatatattagtattaatatagtttatattggaatttaaataaaaatattatttcttcttttcttttaataatgaaaCAAACCATATGAGCAGGTCGAACCgagcttgaacttttttttttaaaacgaaaattaaCCGGCCTAATCCATGAACACTTTTGCTAACAATTGAAACAACAACAATTACTGCTAATAGTACTACTTAAAATGCCCTTAACtcgaatattatgtttaaataaaacacTTGAATCGACTCGTTTTGAAAATCCAACTGATAATTTTGaatgatcaaaatttaaaataatttaattgtaaaacgatgtaaactcaaaatgatttgaaactataaaatttaatttaatccaaaaccaAACTACCTaccaaaatacaaataaattttacataacaAAGCAAAAAGGTCCCCACAATTTCCAAATCCTAAATTCCAAACAACACCCACATCAAATTCCAACCTCACCAAACCCATTCAACAAACTTATCTAAAAATGGAAGTGAAATTCTCAATGAGACCTCCACTCACtctttccttttatgttttttttctgattgatacaaaaaattataaaattagagggATACTAAGTTTGATATTTATTGTAGATTAAATCTTAATTCAGTTGACATCGTCGTTATTATCAGAAGTAGACTGTTTAAaagatttaacaaaaattacgatttttcttttgaattttttaaaattttaattaatctctcaaaaacttaaaattcttattaatctcacaagaattttaaaattttaatcagaccccaattttttaaagaaatatcactaaactcttgaaattttgaaaactttacaaGTCCCCAAAAATAACTTAGTCCTAAGATCTGCCACCATTGGTTATTATTGTTGCAATAATTAAGAGAATgtaaattcaaacatatcatGTATTTAGGGGTTTTGGGTAAGCTTTTTAAAATTGGACAATAggttgaattgattaaattgtgGCAATTCAACCCGATCAAATGacttatcttattttaattaaatcaattattaataattcataaaaattaaaaaatatattgataaataaaaaaatcgattCATTAGTTTCGCTTAATGctgttttattataaaaacgATTTAATGATCAGTTGAATAAATTTTAGCCCTATTCTGAACAATTTACTCAAAAACTGGTTCAATCTTTTTGTTTAGAGTGATATACCGTTTAGTTTCCAGTCCAATTAATCCGACAAATCGATTTAATTCCAATAATGGTTTTACCGATATTGTATTAGTAAATATATTCGTatcattaaaaaagaaagaaaaaaagaatacacttataaatatttaacctagaaaaaaatatagtaaaaaccccaaaacaaattatattatgttttgtattttattattaaccaACCTTAGTTCGTTGATCTCTTCGCCATCTCCCATTTGAcctcaaaaaaaaagtttccatccttcttttgttttctcCGTTTTGAAGCTCTCTGCATTTCGTATGGTTATGAAGTGTTTTCATTTCACTAACGGCGAGGGTCGTGACGAAGGAGAAGATGTCAGCGGCGGCGGAGGCGTTGTTTCGAGGATGTCGTCGAAGGTGACGTGGACTAGGTCTTTAAGCGTGGCGTCAAGCAGCGCCGACACGCGTCGTTCCGAGTTCGATTCCGAGTCGACTCGGGACTTCGCCTCGGCGGCGAGTTTCTGTGAGTTCCTGACTCAGCGCCGAGCTAACGATCTACGTGTCTTTACATTCGCGGAGCTGAAATCAGCTACTCGCGGGTTCAGCAGAGCCCTTTTGATAGGCGAAGGAGGCTTCGGCTGCGTTTATAGAGGCGCCGTTGACGTTTCCGATGAAGTTAACGGCGGTCGTTATTCAAAGTTGGACGTGGCCATCAAACAGCTTAATCGTCACGGTTTCCAGGCATATTCCCTTTTTGCCCCTCATTGTTTTCCATTTTACGTTCTTTTTTTTCCTATCTGTTTTAAAAGATTCCACTTTCTTTATGTCTTTAATTTAATCgcaattataattatttgtacctGAATCTTGCTTTTCgaacttcataatttattataagttAAGGAAAtgtcaaaatcattaaaatttgtaataatgttagaaaaagtttgttcttttattaaatcataaatcTATCTACATCAATCACATAAATTTCTTTCGAGATTCttccaaaaatttgaaatttaattttttacaaaattaaatttcatacttttcagtttaatttttttaatttaagtaaaaggttGTTTTCTATCAAGTATGCttattaagtttataattatttgtttatgaaGATAATTTTGACTTagattacaattttaaattgaaaagtaaggattaaattgtaaacttattcaagtatagggattaatggtaaaatttgacatttttaaatattgaacgTATTAAGCATTATTGTATTTGTTATTAACATCTTGAGGGATTTGGCATGTTTTTGATTTCCTAGTATGCAGGGGCATAAGGAATGGATAAATGAAGTGAACTTTTTAGGCGTAGTTAACCACCCGAATCTTGTACGATTAATCGGCTACTGTGCCGAGGATGATGAGCGAGGGATTCAGAGACTTCTGGTCTACGAGCTTATGCGTAACAAAAGCTTAGAGGATCGACTTTTGGCTCGGACTCCATTGCCGTTGCCGCCGTTGCCTTGGGTGACAAGGTTGAGTATCGCACAAGACGCTGCCCGGGGTTTGGCTTACCTGCATGAAGAAATGGATTTCCAGGTATATACCGTCTCGATAATGCCCATTTTTAACTTGAAATCTTGGGATTGTTCCGTTCCGT
The nucleotide sequence above comes from Gossypium raimondii isolate GPD5lz chromosome 13, ASM2569854v1, whole genome shotgun sequence. Encoded proteins:
- the LOC105782893 gene encoding serine/threonine-protein kinase PCRK1 isoform X1 translates to MVMKCFHFTNGEGRDEGEDVSGGGGVVSRMSSKVTWTRSLSVASSSADTRRSEFDSESTRDFASAASFCEFLTQRRANDLRVFTFAELKSATRGFSRALLIGEGGFGCVYRGAVDVSDEVNGGRYSKLDVAIKQLNRHGFQGHKEWINEVNFLGVVNHPNLVRLIGYCAEDDERGIQRLLVYELMRNKSLEDRLLARTPLPLPPLPWVTRLSIAQDAARGLAYLHEEMDFQLIFRDFKTSNILLDDDFNAKLSDFGLARQGPPEGFGHVSTAVVGTVGYTAPEYVQTGRLTAKSDVWSFGVVLYELVTGRRALERNLPRSEQKLLEWVRPYISDSKKFHLIVDPRLEGQYCLKSARKLASLANKCLMKNPKPRPKMSEVVEMLGNIISETSSQYESISQPIGENEDVKEESEVETEESTKQGHNYLKKVFEIKEIISLRNRSVGKLDWRNWTPGLVRTW